A genome region from Akkermansiaceae bacterium includes the following:
- a CDS encoding translation initiation factor, whose protein sequence is MSRKKQNAQHPSEASIPFGSLDALGDLPAGWQEPAPSIPVKTSKRRHINTNRGRVDIIRSGAHRGGKGVTIAKKFNGICLAGKQSLAKKIQKACGVGGTVKNGDIEIQGVKRDEVKRILTEAGLKPVFSGG, encoded by the coding sequence ATGAGCAGGAAGAAACAAAACGCGCAGCACCCGTCAGAGGCCTCCATCCCCTTCGGATCCCTGGATGCACTCGGCGATCTGCCCGCCGGCTGGCAGGAACCGGCTCCCTCCATTCCTGTGAAAACCTCCAAACGGAGACACATAAACACCAATCGGGGCAGGGTGGACATCATCCGCTCAGGAGCCCATCGCGGCGGCAAAGGCGTCACCATCGCCAAAAAATTCAACGGCATCTGCCTTGCCGGGAAACAGAGCCTCGCGAAGAAAATCCAGAAAGCCTGCGGCGTAGGCGGCACCGTGAAAAACGGCGACATCGAGATCCAGGGCGTCAAGAGAGATGAGGTGAAGCGCATCCTAACCGAAGCCGGACTCAAGCCGGTCTTCTCCGGCGGATGA